A stretch of DNA from Spirochaetota bacterium:
TCTCTATTCTGTTCATACTGTTTTTGTTTGTAAGAATTCAAATAATTCTCTAGAAATATATTCTTTATACTTAGAGTAATCGTCCCTTATGAATGAAACTTCTAAATCTTTACAATCTTTGTAGTCTTTAAAGCTAAAGGATGCGGACCTTAGATATTGTCCTGTTTCTCTTCGTTTCTTTGGGAATCTTCTTTCTAACTGTTCTTTTAGTTTGTTCTTTATACAATCAAATTCAAACTTTAATATGTAAATCAATTTCCCATTTATATAACCTGCTGATAAGATTAGAGGATTGTCTTTTTCATGAGATTTAAATCTTTCAAGTGTGTAGTCGTTGAAGCTACCTCCTCCATTTAATTTTCGCTTTTTACTTGTATCAATGTTTTGAGGTTTTACTTCAATTTTGCGATTTTGGATGGAACCGTTGTAACCAAGTTTTTCTTGATTCATCTTTGCTCCAAGTATTACCATAGGTATTAGTTCTCGCAGAGTAGAAGAATTTTTATCGTTAAGATAAGTATCAAGTAATTCTACTAGAATATTTACAATCTCCTGTTTAGACATTTTATCAATGTAGTCTTCAATATGACTAATATCACTAGTTAGAGAGTATTTTATACTATGAGTTCGTATAGTTTTTGTTTCACACAAAGTAATTATAGAATCTATGAAAGTTTTTGTTCAAATACTCTAAACACTAGTAGAAAACTTCTAGACAGTTTTTTGTGTATTTTTAGGTTGCTGTGTATCGTTTAGTTAGAATAGTTGAAAAAACGATTCATATCTTCACTAATGGTGAGTTATAAAAATCCCGGGGAAGTTAAGTGTTGAAGGGTATTTTATCGTTCTTTGGTGAAGAAAATATACTATCCTTGCTTGTTATGCTGATAGAAATCCTCCATCTACTGGTATTACCGCTCCGTGGACATAAGAAAACAAATCGCTTACCAATGCTAATACAACCCTACCTATGTCTTCAGGTTTTCCAAGCTTTTTTGACGGGAGTCTATCCCAGAATCGCCTACCTGATTTGAGAAGAGTCAAATCAAATTTCATCAGTGCTTTTTTGGCAAGGTTTTTCGTTCCTGATGTAACGATGCCTCCCGGCAGTATGGCGTTAACTCTAAAGCCTTTGTGGGCATATTCCCTTGCTAGTGCTCTTGTGATTGCTATAACACCTGCTTTGCTAGCAGTATAGTGTGTAAGACCTTCAACGAGTGGTAATACCGCCTCTATTGAAGATATATTAACTATCGTTCCTCCTCTGCTTCTTTCAAGGTTCCTTTTTATCATAAACTGACACATCCAGAAACAAGATTTAAGGTTTATGTCTATAGCCTTGTTCAGAAACTCTTCGTCAATTTCTAAAAAATCCTTGAATTGATACAAGCCTACATTGTTTATGAGTATGTCTGGTTCTGCATTTCTAACTTCGTCCCATAGTTTCTGAATTTCTTTTCTACTTGATAGGTCGTATTGGAATATCCTTACTTTTCTTCCCTTTCCCTCAGATTCTTCTTTTAACTCCAACAGTGAGTTAAGGTTGTAATCTACTGCGTATATTGTTGCTCCTGCATCTGCAAGAGTGTTTGCTATCCCTTTACCTATTCCACTCCCTGCACCTGTTATCATAGCTGTCCTCCCTTCTAGAGAGATTAAATTTATTTTCTGTGAAGTGATGATTGCCTTTTCATTATTCATATCTAACCCTCCATTAACAATTTTTTGAAACGAGAAAATACATAATGTCAGTTATTTTATCAATGTAGGTGTTTTTAATGATTTCAGTTTCTTCACCATCAAGCCTACTCTCTAAGTGGATTATACCGGCAACTAGGTTTGTCATTATCGCACAGTCAATGTAGGATAGATTATCAGAGAGTTTGAATTTGTTCTTTATTTTTGAGATTAAGTTTTCAAAAACCCAAGATATTAACTCACTTACCGTAGATCCTATTTTATCGCTGTATATGAACCCTTCCCTAAAAAAGATTTTAACTACATCCTTGTGTGTTGTGATGTAGTCTACGAGATTTACGACTAATGTTCTTATGAAATCCTTGAGTGATGCGAATGATTCTATATCCATATCTTGAACTGTCTTGTAGAATTCGTCAATGCTTTTTCTAATGATACTTACGAGTAGTCCATCCTTACTTGAGAAGTAGTAGTATATCATCGCTTTGTTGATGTTTGAATCCTTCGCTATTTCATCAACAGATGTAGCGTCAAAACCCTTCGTTGAAAAGAGTTTTATCGCAGATCCCATTATCCTATCCCTAGGAGAAGTCTCCATAATCCCTCCCTTTATTAACTTACTGGTTAGTTAATTAAATTATAAAAAGTTTTTTACTGTTTTTCAACTATATTTTCATTAGCAAGTCTTATCATCTCAATTTGATTTTAGTTGAATAGTTGGAATATATTTTTACTTTGAGAGGGTAGTATGGGTATTTTGGAGAAGATATTTGGCACAAAGCACGAGAGAGATATAAAGAAGATAAGACCATTTGTTGAGGAGGTGTCAAAACTTGAAGTAGAGTTTGACAGACTTACGAATAGAGAGCTTATAGAAGTTGCGAATGAACTTAGAAGTAAAGTTAGGAGTAGTGGTAGGATTGGGGATGATGATCTTGTGAAGGGGACTGCTCTTGTAAGGGAAGCGAGTAAGAGAACACTTGGAATGCGACATTTTGATGTTCAGATAATAGGTGGAATTGTTTTGTTTCAGGGTAAGATAGCAGAGATGAAAACAGGAGAGGGTAAGACACTCGTTGCTACTATACCACTATTCGTTGAGTCGCTAACGGGTAATAATGTTCAACTCGTTACGGTTAATGACTACCTTGCGAGAAGAGATGCGGAATGGATGGGGCCTATATATCTCTTTCTTGGTGCTACCGTCGGAGTTATTAATCCTAATGATAAGAGTTATGTCGTTGAGTGGGAGAATATAGAAAAATTTAATTATGCTATTGAGAATGACATAAGAGCATGGCCTAAAGGTGTGTTTTTGGATGATATACTATCGGAGGATAAGATAAACAAGGAAGCAATAGATTGTTTCAAAGTTAAACTTGTGAATGCTACGAAGAAGGATGCATACCTATGCGATATTACATACGGAACAAACAATGAATTTGGTTTTGACTACTTGAGAGACAATATGGTTTATTCACTTGAGGATAAGGTTCAGAGAGGGCATCATTACGCAATAGTTGATGAGGTTGACTCAATATTGATAGATGAAGCAAGAACACCTCTTATAATATCTGGTCCTGCGGTTGAAAACACAGAGATATACATAACCGCTGATAGTATCGTAAGGAAGCTGACTCCTGCGAAAGTTGATGAAAAGGGCAAACCTATACCGAA
This window harbors:
- a CDS encoding TetR/AcrR family transcriptional regulator; its protein translation is METSPRDRIMGSAIKLFSTKGFDATSVDEIAKDSNINKAMIYYYFSSKDGLLVSIIRKSIDEFYKTVQDMDIESFASLKDFIRTLVVNLVDYITTHKDVVKIFFREGFIYSDKIGSTVSELISWVFENLISKIKNKFKLSDNLSYIDCAIMTNLVAGIIHLESRLDGEETEIIKNTYIDKITDIMYFLVSKNC
- a CDS encoding SDR family oxidoreductase, translated to MNNEKAIITSQKINLISLEGRTAMITGAGSGIGKGIANTLADAGATIYAVDYNLNSLLELKEESEGKGRKVRIFQYDLSSRKEIQKLWDEVRNAEPDILINNVGLYQFKDFLEIDEEFLNKAIDINLKSCFWMCQFMIKRNLERSRGGTIVNISSIEAVLPLVEGLTHYTASKAGVIAITRALAREYAHKGFRVNAILPGGIVTSGTKNLAKKALMKFDLTLLKSGRRFWDRLPSKKLGKPEDIGRVVLALVSDLFSYVHGAVIPVDGGFLSA